The Parabacteroides sp. AD58 genome includes a window with the following:
- a CDS encoding MobC family plasmid mobilization relaxosome protein → MKEKKLGGRPKLASYQKRTKCFRVMFTENDYIYIQSKAQQAGLSVNEFCHQAAMGCEVGQRISPEIASAIRDLSGIANNVNQIAHQMHIYGLEAVKQQCFSIISEVSRIITQVKNNNHDSED, encoded by the coding sequence ATGAAGGAAAAGAAACTTGGTGGTCGCCCAAAGTTGGCGAGTTACCAGAAACGCACAAAATGTTTCCGGGTAATGTTTACCGAGAACGACTATATCTATATACAATCCAAAGCCCAACAGGCAGGATTGTCTGTCAATGAATTTTGCCACCAGGCTGCAATGGGCTGTGAAGTCGGTCAGCGCATCAGTCCGGAAATAGCGTCGGCAATCCGTGACCTTTCCGGTATAGCCAATAATGTCAACCAGATCGCCCATCAGATGCACATCTATGGTTTGGAAGCAGTGAAACAACAATGCTTTTCTATTATATCAGAAGTCAGCAGAATTATCACCCAAGTAAAAAATAACAATCATGATAGCGAAGATTAA
- a CDS encoding relaxase/mobilization nuclease domain-containing protein, with amino-acid sequence MIAKIKTRADFGGIVNYANDQKNKKKSATLLAHEGVCAINNKTIADSFQIQASMRPKVKSPVKHVSLAFSPQDTIHFPNDEKGNVLMVEIAKKWMDQMGIRNTQYIIARHHDTEHPHCHIVFNRIDNDGNLISDSNERIRNAKVCRALTKEYKLYFAPKNSKARNKSRLRPHQLRKYNLRSSTLDALAASRSWHDFFHMLKEKGIDVRFDRAENSDKIRGISFCMDEFSIAGSKLDSDLSFNRLCATLGNVAKELIVQPHQAIVPSAGGGTNNEQGWRDDKSKDNQRNEPFYKTSKRRR; translated from the coding sequence ATGATAGCGAAGATTAAAACAAGAGCCGATTTTGGAGGAATAGTAAATTACGCCAATGACCAAAAGAACAAGAAAAAGAGTGCCACACTTTTGGCACATGAAGGTGTTTGTGCTATCAACAATAAAACCATAGCAGATTCTTTTCAGATACAAGCCTCTATGCGCCCGAAAGTAAAAAGTCCGGTGAAACACGTATCACTTGCTTTCTCTCCGCAAGATACCATCCATTTTCCCAACGACGAAAAAGGAAATGTGCTTATGGTGGAGATTGCCAAGAAATGGATGGATCAAATGGGGATTCGCAATACCCAATATATCATAGCCAGGCATCATGATACGGAACATCCACATTGCCATATCGTATTCAACCGGATAGACAATGACGGTAACCTCATTTCTGATAGCAACGAACGGATACGAAATGCAAAAGTCTGTCGTGCTTTAACCAAAGAGTATAAACTCTACTTTGCTCCTAAAAACAGTAAAGCGAGAAATAAAAGCCGTTTGCGCCCTCATCAATTACGTAAATATAATCTTCGTTCCTCAACTCTTGATGCGTTGGCGGCATCTCGCTCATGGCATGACTTCTTCCATATGCTCAAAGAGAAGGGAATAGATGTACGTTTTGATCGTGCAGAAAACTCTGATAAAATTCGTGGTATATCCTTTTGTATGGATGAATTTAGCATTGCCGGTTCTAAACTTGATTCAGATCTAAGTTTTAACCGTCTTTGCGCAACATTGGGTAATGTGGCAAAAGAACTTATAGTGCAACCTCATCAAGCAATTGTTCCTAGTGCTGGCGGAGGAACCAATAACGAACAGGGATGGCGGGATGATAAAAGCAAGGATAACCAAAGAAACGAACCTTTTTATAAAACCTCAAAACGTAGAAGATAA